A region of the Zymomonas mobilis subsp. mobilis ATCC 10988 genome:
GGCTTTAATGCGGTCGGCCAATTTCTGAGCCATCGCCGTTACCTGACGTGAAGAACGTCCGCTGGCGATTACCATATAATCGGCAATGCTGGATTTTCCGGCCAAAGGAATCGTAGCGATTTCCAAAGCCTGATCATCATCCAATGAATCAGTAACCAGTTTTAATAACATTTCCGGATCAAAAGACGTTTGATTTTTTCGGGGAGAAGAAGGGGCAGGCAATTTACCTCCTAGCTGATGGGTCGCCCTGTAACGGCATCTCGTAAGGCTTTGCCTGAGTAAGCTGCATACCAGTCAGGACGGATTGCCCGCGTGGCTGTTGCAGAAGAGGGGTCAGGACGAAAGCGCAATAAGACAAGTGCCGGCGGCCTCCAATCAGTCCAATAACGTGAACGGCTTGCGGGTCGGACAAATCGCCGCAGCCAGCTCATCGCCCTCACGGCGTGAACTCTGTTATCATAACTCGGACGGGCAATGACCGCAATCACAACCATGCGTGCAATCTCTTGCCAGTTTTTCCATTTTTGAAATTGCTTTAAATTATCCATCCCCATCAGCCAGATAAACCGGCGATTAGGATAGCGACGGATCAATCGCCGCAGAGTATCGACGGTAAAACGACAGTTCAATTCCCGCTCAATCGCGGTCACTCTGATCGGACTGCGGCGGGCAATATGATGGGCAGAGGCAAAACGATGCGGCAGAGAAGCCATATCAGACGTATGCGATTTTAACGGGTTACCGGGCGAAACCATCCACCATATTTCATCAAGAGCCAAAGATTTTTTAGCCCAGAGCGAAATATAGCGATGGCCTTTATGTGCTGGATTGAAAGATCCGCCCAGTAAACCGGTTAATTTTTTCATCGAGGCAAAAGCCCGTTTTCACGAATTGAACAATAAAGACCTAATCAAAGCCGTATCTTATGCCACAGGCCGAATTTGACCTGTCCCGCGCACCTGCCATTTATAGCTGGTCAAACCTTCAAGGGCGACGGGGCCTCTTGCATGAATGCGTCCGGTGGCAATGCCGATTTCTGCCCCTAAACCAAATTCGCCCCCATCGGCAAACTGGGTCGAGGCATTCCACATCACAATAGCGGAATCGACACTGGCGAGAAATTTTTCTGCCACTTCGCGATTTTCGGTCAAAATGGCATCGGTATGACCGGAACTATAACGGGCGATATGGGACAAGGCGTCATCCATATCATCGACAAAGCGGACTGATAAAACCGCGTCCAAATATTCTGTGCCCCAATCTTCTTCTGAAACCGTTCTTGCTTCGGGGTCGATTTTTTGGATTTCTGCTGTCCCACGAATTTCACAACCCGCGTTATGAAGGGCTTGAAGCAGTGATTTTACCTTTTCGACCGGATAACCCCGATCAATTAACAGGCTTTCGGTCGCGCCACAGATGCCGGTGCGTCTCATCTTGGCATTGACGACTACTTTTTCGACTTTTTCAGGATCGGCCTCTTTATGGACATAGCTATGATTAATGCCATCAAGATGCGCCAAGACCGGCACACGTGCATCTTGCTGCACGCGGGCGACCAAGGATTTTCCACCACGCGGAATAACAAGGTCAATCAAACCGCTTGCTGTCAACATCGCCCCGACCAAGGCTCTATCCGTTGTCGGCACTAGTTGGATTGCCTCTTCCGGCAAACCGGCTTTTGCCAAGCCTTCGCGCATAGTTTGATATAGCGCCTTGTTACTGTGGATAGCTTCGGAACCCCCGCGCAAAATCGCAGCATTCCCAGACATTAAAGTCAGAGCGGCGGCATCAATCGTCACATTAGGGCGACTCTCATAAATGATACCAATAACGCCAATCGGAACCCGAATACGGGTTAATTCAAGTCCGTTAGGGCGCGTCCGCTTGTCAATGATCTGACCTACTGGATCTTCCAGATGGGCAATAACTTCCAAAGCCGAAGCCATATTCTCAAGCCTCGCTTCGGTCAGACGTAAGCGATCGACCATCGCAGAGGAAGATTGATTGTTTTCGGCGGTTGCCACATCTTGGGCATTCGCGGCCAAAATATCCGCCGAATGACGACGAATAGCGTCGGCGGTTAAAACCAAAGCCTCGGCTTTTTGCGCAGTCGGAGCCTGTGCTAAAATCTGACTGGCGAGGCGCGCTTTTTTCGCCATGCCTGCCATCATTTCTGTCGGGGTGGCTTGATCTATCTTATTGCCAGTCATTGTATCACTTCCGCCAAGGTCTTTATCAGACTTCAATGTATTCAAAAAATTCAGGAATGGCTTGAGGATTCATTACAAGGATACCGTTTGTTCATCCCCTGAATATAGGCCTCGTTCACCGAAATATGGTCTCTATCTTCTTTTGGGATCGCATGCATG
Encoded here:
- the rsfS gene encoding ribosome silencing factor; translated protein: MPAPSSPRKNQTSFDPEMLLKLVTDSLDDDQALEIATIPLAGKSSIADYMVIASGRSSRQVTAMAQKLADRIKAATGYVSKIEGLPAADWVLLDAGDIIIHLFRPEVRSFYNLERMWGFGDESDQPVSQSVLS
- a CDS encoding glutamate-5-semialdehyde dehydrogenase, producing the protein MTGNKIDQATPTEMMAGMAKKARLASQILAQAPTAQKAEALVLTADAIRRHSADILAANAQDVATAENNQSSSAMVDRLRLTEARLENMASALEVIAHLEDPVGQIIDKRTRPNGLELTRIRVPIGVIGIIYESRPNVTIDAAALTLMSGNAAILRGGSEAIHSNKALYQTMREGLAKAGLPEEAIQLVPTTDRALVGAMLTASGLIDLVIPRGGKSLVARVQQDARVPVLAHLDGINHSYVHKEADPEKVEKVVVNAKMRRTGICGATESLLIDRGYPVEKVKSLLQALHNAGCEIRGTAEIQKIDPEARTVSEEDWGTEYLDAVLSVRFVDDMDDALSHIARYSSGHTDAILTENREVAEKFLASVDSAIVMWNASTQFADGGEFGLGAEIGIATGRIHARGPVALEGLTSYKWQVRGTGQIRPVA
- a CDS encoding nicotinate-nucleotide adenylyltransferase, whose product is MKKLTGLLGGSFNPAHKGHRYISLWAKKSLALDEIWWMVSPGNPLKSHTSDMASLPHRFASAHHIARRSPIRVTAIERELNCRFTVDTLRRLIRRYPNRRFIWLMGMDNLKQFQKWKNWQEIARMVVIAVIARPSYDNRVHAVRAMSWLRRFVRPASRSRYWTDWRPPALVLLRFRPDPSSATATRAIRPDWYAAYSGKALRDAVTGRPIS